TGATCATGATGACACTGCCGTTGAGCGTCTTCGGAGCGGCTGTGGGCGTATTCCTGACCGGCTATCCCTTCGGGGTGACGGCGTTCGTCGGGGTGATCGGCCTGATGGGCATTGTAGTCCGCAATGGTGTCATCTTTGTGACCTACGCGGACGAGCTGCGCCATGAACAGGGTCTTGCTGCTGCCGAGGCGGCGATGGCAGCAGGCAAGCGCCGGATGCGGCCGATCTTTCTCACCTCGGCCGCTGCGGCAGTCGGCGTTATCCCGATGATCCTCAGCGGCTCCACCTTGTGGGGCCCGGCTGCTGCGGCCATCTGCTCCGGGCTCGTATTCGCGCTGGCGCTCTCGCTGCTGGTGTTGCCCGTGCTTTATTACTATTTTCATCGCAACGATGTGCACCCTGTTACAGAAAGTGCTGCCTCATGAAGAAAACGATGGTTCTTTCCTGCGCCGTCACGCTGATGGTTTTGAGCGCGGCCCACGGCCAGAAGACTCTCACCCTCGCCGAGAGTGTCCGCCTAGCCCTGGAAAAAAACAGCGACATCCGAAACAGCCGGTTGGAGATCGCAGCCGCCGACCAGGCCCGCGCTGCCGCCCTGACGCGCTACTTTCCCGATATCAGCGCCGGATGGCTCTATTTTGACGCCAGCAAGGCCCTGTTCGAGCTCCGCACCCCCGGCGGCAATCTCCCGGTCTACGACGGCAATCCCGTCAACCTCCTGCATCCCACCCAGTATGCCTACTTTCCCAGCAGCACCACCAGCATGCTGCAAAAGGGAGAGATCGGATATCTCGATATCCTGCTGCCCCTGTACACCGGCGGGCGGATCGTCAACGGCAACCGTCTGGCGGCGCTGGGCAAGGCCGCCGTCGAGGACAAAAGCGAACTGACCCGGGATGAGGTCGTGCTCTCCACCAGCGAACAATATTTTCGCATGCTTTCGCTCGACGAGAAGCGCGCGACCCTGAAGCACTACGAAGCCCTGCTCGATAACCTGCAGCTGCAGGTCGAGACCGCCTATGCCTCGGGCTTGGTGATGCGCAACGACCTGCTCAAGGTCAAGCTCAAACGCAGCGAGGTGCAGCTCAACCAATCCCGGCTGGAGCACGGCCGCAAGCTCGCCGCCATGTCGCTTTGCCAGTACATCGGCATCGCCTATGATTCGACGCTCTCGTTCCAGGATCAATGGCCGGCCGTAGAGGCCCCGGATCCCCTCTTCATCGATCCGCATCAGGCGCTCAGAGGGCGGAATGAATACCGTCTCCTCGAAAAATCGCTCCGGGCGGAAAAACTGCAAACGCGGATGAAGAGAGGCGCGCTGCTGCCGCAGGTGGGGATCGGCGCACGAACGATGGCCATCCATCTGGACCAGAGCGGCCGGCGGACGTTGGGCATTTTTTTCGGCTCCCTGTCGATCCCGATCTCGGACTGGATTGGCGGAATGGCCGAGCTGGAGGAGCGCCGTCTGCGCGAAAAGATCGCCGAAAATACCATGGAGAATCAGACCGGGTTACTGCTGCTGCAGTTGGAAAAGGCCTGGCAGGATCTGGCCGATGCGTATCAGCAGGTACTGCTGGCTGAAGAATCCCGGCTGCAGACCGGGGAAAACCTCAAGGTCAATGAGACCAGCTATCAGAACGGCCTGACCACGCTCTCCGACCTGCTCGAGGCGCAGGCCCTGCAGCAGCAGGCGCTCGATCAGCTGACCGAGACCAAGGCCGATTACCGGATCAAAAAATGCCGGTATCTGCAAATGACCGGGAGGTCCGGCGAAACCTATTGACCACCTGCGGAACGGATTGAGAACTCTCGCTATTCAGAGCTATCGGGAGAAGGGCAGATATTGCAGACGCGTATCAATCCGTCTGCAGCCTTTTGATCAGGGTGTGGTGCACTCGCTTCTTGATAGCCCTGGATGGACGCTTTTCATTTTGGAGAATAGGATGAAACAACTGTTTTTACGGGCATTTTCTCACCCCAAGTCTTCTCGTTGTAAAGGTTACCCCCGGCTGGGATTCGGCTTTTGGCGGGTATCAAGGTAAACTCGTTGCGGCAGCAGGGGAGTGGTTTTATAAATCCGCTTGAAAAAGTCAAAGCGAATGCTTATCTTTAAAGGTTCGCGGGCCTGTAGCTCAACGGCAGAGCAACGGACTCATAATCCGCAGGTTGTAGGTTCGAAACCTACCAGGCCCACAGATAAAAGCCTCACCGATATTTTGGCTGGAGGCTTTTTTTATTCGATTGCCCATAAGATTGTGCCTTGAATCCTTTTGTTGATGGACGCGTGCTGCTGCAGGACGGATTCAGCTCTTTCAAGTCACTGACCCTCAGGGAAATATGGTCCCGGTTGTTGGGAATATGCTTGATTCCGGCAGTACGAATGAGTAATTTACAAACAGGTCATCAAAGCCGATGACCAAAATATAGCTGGGGAAACCTGCACCGTGACACTACTTATCCCCTCTCACCAGGCGACCTGGGGGGATTACGACCGGGACGGCTGGGTCGATCTGCTGATCGCGAATACCGCGGAAGATCGCGCGAACATCCTTTATCATAACAATGGGGATGGTACCTTCAGCGATGTGACGTTTGCCGCAGGCATCAGCGGACCCGCTTACACGAGAGCGGCCATTTGGGGGGACTATAATAATGATTCCTGGCCCGATATCTATGTCCATGACATCCAAGAATCTGTATTATATACCAACAGCTGCGGCGGTCTCTTCTGGCATGCCAACCAGCCTTCAGCTTTGGATGGATTCAACGATGGTCTGGCTTGCGCCTGGCGCGATATCGATAATAACGGATTTCTGGATTTGACGCTCGGGGCGAGGGATGCCTCCATGCGTCTCCTGATCAACCAAAACGGCCTTTTTGATCTCGACCATAGTTTTTTTCCTGGGACTATTCCGCGGAACAACCGCGGCTCCACCTATTTCGATATCGACAACGACGGCTACCCGGATCTGTACAGTAAAGAACACTATGGCAAGGAATATCTTTTTAAAATCAGCAGCGGTACCAGGTTCATTGACATTACCGATGAGGCCGGATTTACTTCTGGAAGCAATGGCGGCAACGCCGTGTGCGCGGATATGGATAACAACGGCGACATGGATCTGGTTGCCGCGCAATTTGACCCCCATCGATTGTTTTATTACGAGAATGTCCTGGAGGTCATCAATCCTTCCAGTCATTGGCTGGATGTTGAATTGACCGGCACGCAAAGCAACCGGTCCGGTATCGGCACCAGAGTGATCGTGTTTGCCGGTGGTTCCCTGCAAATGCAGGAAAAAACCTGCAGTGAGAGTGGCATTACGCAAAGCACGCCTAGGCTGCACTTCGGTCTGAAGGACTATACCAACGTCGACAGCCTCATTCTCTATTGGCCTTCCGGCATCCGGCAAAAGGTCGGAGCCACGGGCGCAAACCAGATTGTGACTATCCTCGAAGATGGGCCGAATGTCGGTGTGGAATATAGCCGGAATCAGAATTCCAGTCCGGAGGCATTTACGCTGCGAAATTTCCCCAATCCGTTCAATCCGACCACCCGTATTAAATATACCCTTCCGTCAAAAAGTTATGTGTCATTAAAAATATTCAATTTGAAGGGAGAGTTGAAAAGGACTCTGGTGGAAGGTGAGGTGGGACCTGGTGACCAATCCGTGCAATGGGACGGATCGGACGAATCAGGGAGAATGGTACCCGCAGGAATTTACCTTTGCCAATTGAAAAGTGAATCATCTATTAAATCTATCCGAATGCTATTTCTTAAATAATGGTGTAGGGGGAAGAGCCACAGGCTATTAACCCACACCGTGGTGGATAGAACCTTTTATTAAAACAACACAAACTTCTTGTTTCGCATTGACTTTTAATTTATACTTAAGAGACCACAGAATGGCGCAATAAGGCCGGTCATCGCAGGAACGGAAAGGCATGATGTAAATATCCATGGGATAGATACATGATGCCTTTTTTGTACATCCAGAGGTTCTGTATATCCGGAATGTGCAATCGTATCGAGCAGGAGACTGGAAGAAAGATCACGGTTGGAAAGATATCCCGACCGAACGAAAAACAGCTCGAAAGAATGGAGGTGATTCCATGAACTCCCTAAAAGTACTTTCAGCATGCTGTTTCATCCTGGCTCTCACACCTGCGATATTGGCACAGGCAGACCTTTACTTTGGCCCCGCAGCTGGAAGTCAGACGTATTCTATCACTTCACCCGTCAGCTGGAGCGTCACGGATAATGCATCATGGCTTACGGTTTCACCGACCAGCGGCTCAGGTAACGCTGTGGTTACAGTAACCGTGACCGCCAACACGTCAACCAGCTCGCGCACCGGAATCATCACGATATCAGCTGGTGGTTATTCCGGGCAGGTTACCGTTAGGCAAGCTGGAGTGATCTTGTCCGCTTCACCAACGAGTCTGGCATTTGGCTCCGGTTCTGAGAGCAAGAGCATTGCACTCCAGGCCAATGTCAGCTGGAGCGTGAGCGATGACGCCGACTGGGTTACCGTTGCTCCAACCAGCGGCACAGGAGATGCCACCCTGACCGTAACCGTAGCTGCCAATGGCTCAGTCAACTTGCGAAGCGCAACCCTCACCCTGGCAGGAGGCGGCATCACTACAACCGTTTCATTGATGCAAGGCGGCGTAACCCTCACGGTATCGCCGACATACCTGAATTTTGGCACCCGCGCTGGCAGCTCGACCATTTCGATCCACACCAGCTATCCCTGGACCGTGAGTGATGACACGGCATGGTTGACAGTTTCACCCGCGAGTGGCGCCGGCGAGGCCACCGTAACAGTGACCGTGACGGACAATCCTTTAAACAGTTCGCGTATCGGGACGGTGACCGTGTCTGGTGGGGGCATCACTGTGAGTATCATGGTAACTCAGGATGGCATCGGGTTAGTGGTATCACCCATGAATGTGTTTTTGGCTGCTGGCTCGATAACCATCCCGGTTTTGGTCGAATGCAATATTGACTGGATCGTAACTTCATTCTCCCCGTGGATTTCCATAACACCGGCAAGCGGATCGGGCAACACTACGCTAACTGTTAATATAACTGCAAATACATCGACAAGTCCTCGAAGCGGAACGTTCGCCGTGTCGGCCTGGAGTATTATCAGGACCATTTCGATCACACAATCCGGAGCTGCCCCGATCCTGGATATATCTCCGGACAGCATATTCTTCGGGCCTTATGCTGGAGACAGCCCTATACTTGCGATCAACTCCAATACAACCTGGAGCGTGACGGACGATGCCATATGGCTGTCTATCTCGCCGGCCAGCGGTTCCGGCATTGCTACCGCGACAGTAAGTGTGTCTGCAAACACTCAGGAACTTACTCGATCCGGTACCATCATGGTCTCAGGAGGGGGCATAACCAGGTCCGCTGTGGTCCTGCAGGAAGCTCCCATTCTGACGGTATCATCAGACCATCTCGACATGGGCAGCAGCGCTCAAAGTAGTTCATTTTCTTTGATTTCCAACTTGAACTGGCATATCGTGGATGACGCTTCCTGGATCACCGTTTCGCCGGTAAGCTATATGGGAATGAATCCGACTACGGTAACCGTGACTGTATCGGCGAATGAAACAGGAAACGATCGCAGTGGCACGATAACGGTATCCGGCGGCGGGATAAGCCGGTCAATAACGGTTACACAGTTCCGCAATCTCTTTTTCACCGTATCGCCAGGGAGTCTTGCTTTTGGACCGGAAGCTGGCAGCCAGACATTGGATATCGCCTCGAACACCAATTGGAGTATTTATAGCGACGGCGAATGGATTACTGCATTACCGACAAGTGGTTCGGGCAGCCGTTCTGTGATGGTAGCCGTGACAGCCAACACGTCTACCCTGACACGCAAAGCAGCGCTTTATGCTAGCGGCATGATGGGAAGTGGTGTCAGCAGGAGGGAAGTAAGGATCCAGCAACAAGGAATGAAAATCGGTAACCAGTGCGCCGGATATGCCCTGGAGTATGACGGCAAAGATGATTATGTCGATTGCGGCAACGACAGCAGTCTTGCCTTTAAAACCGAGTTCACTCTGTGTGCCTGGATTTTCAGAAAATTCGATTCCGGCGATTGGGAAAGGATCCTGGCAAAATCTGATGACAGAGAGTACGATTACTGGCTGCAATTAAAACCCTATGAGCATTCAGCCAGCGGTGGCATTGTCCTGCAAGAAGGAGCCCAAACCAGACATCTGGACGGCATCCAGGGGACTCCGGTCCCGCTGAATCAATGGGTGCATATCGCTGTTGTCTATGATGGTAACAGGCTGTGCGCCTATAGGAACGGAGTCCAGGACAAAAGCCGGGCGATCTCAGGGCTGCTACGGACCTCCAGCAAACCGGTATTTATCGGCCGCCTGCAAAACAGTTATAATTTTACCGGATTGATCGATGAAGTGGCCCTTTGGAATCGTGCGCTATCCTTGCAGGAAATTCGCGAGAATATGCACTGCAAGTATCCTTCGGATACCGCCCATCTGCAAGCGCATTGGCACTTTGATGAAGGGGATGGCCCTACGGTGAAGGATCAGACGATTCATCAAAACCACGGGACCATTCATGGTGCGGCATGGCGCGTTTCCACCGTCCCTGTTTCGTCAGGAAAAAGTCAAACGATGATCGTTGATGCGGCTGGTCCGGTAAA
Above is a window of bacterium DNA encoding:
- a CDS encoding TolC family protein, producing MKKTMVLSCAVTLMVLSAAHGQKTLTLAESVRLALEKNSDIRNSRLEIAAADQARAAALTRYFPDISAGWLYFDASKALFELRTPGGNLPVYDGNPVNLLHPTQYAYFPSSTTSMLQKGEIGYLDILLPLYTGGRIVNGNRLAALGKAAVEDKSELTRDEVVLSTSEQYFRMLSLDEKRATLKHYEALLDNLQLQVETAYASGLVMRNDLLKVKLKRSEVQLNQSRLEHGRKLAAMSLCQYIGIAYDSTLSFQDQWPAVEAPDPLFIDPHQALRGRNEYRLLEKSLRAEKLQTRMKRGALLPQVGIGARTMAIHLDQSGRRTLGIFFGSLSIPISDWIGGMAELEERRLREKIAENTMENQTGLLLLQLEKAWQDLADAYQQVLLAEESRLQTGENLKVNETSYQNGLTTLSDLLEAQALQQQALDQLTETKADYRIKKCRYLQMTGRSGETY
- a CDS encoding FG-GAP-like repeat-containing protein, giving the protein MTLLIPSHQATWGDYDRDGWVDLLIANTAEDRANILYHNNGDGTFSDVTFAAGISGPAYTRAAIWGDYNNDSWPDIYVHDIQESVLYTNSCGGLFWHANQPSALDGFNDGLACAWRDIDNNGFLDLTLGARDASMRLLINQNGLFDLDHSFFPGTIPRNNRGSTYFDIDNDGYPDLYSKEHYGKEYLFKISSGTRFIDITDEAGFTSGSNGGNAVCADMDNNGDMDLVAAQFDPHRLFYYENVLEVINPSSHWLDVELTGTQSNRSGIGTRVIVFAGGSLQMQEKTCSESGITQSTPRLHFGLKDYTNVDSLILYWPSGIRQKVGATGANQIVTILEDGPNVGVEYSRNQNSSPEAFTLRNFPNPFNPTTRIKYTLPSKSYVSLKIFNLKGELKRTLVEGEVGPGDQSVQWDGSDESGRMVPAGIYLCQLKSESSIKSIRMLFLK
- a CDS encoding BACON domain-containing carbohydrate-binding protein, producing MNSLKVLSACCFILALTPAILAQADLYFGPAAGSQTYSITSPVSWSVTDNASWLTVSPTSGSGNAVVTVTVTANTSTSSRTGIITISAGGYSGQVTVRQAGVILSASPTSLAFGSGSESKSIALQANVSWSVSDDADWVTVAPTSGTGDATLTVTVAANGSVNLRSATLTLAGGGITTTVSLMQGGVTLTVSPTYLNFGTRAGSSTISIHTSYPWTVSDDTAWLTVSPASGAGEATVTVTVTDNPLNSSRIGTVTVSGGGITVSIMVTQDGIGLVVSPMNVFLAAGSITIPVLVECNIDWIVTSFSPWISITPASGSGNTTLTVNITANTSTSPRSGTFAVSAWSIIRTISITQSGAAPILDISPDSIFFGPYAGDSPILAINSNTTWSVTDDAIWLSISPASGSGIATATVSVSANTQELTRSGTIMVSGGGITRSAVVLQEAPILTVSSDHLDMGSSAQSSSFSLISNLNWHIVDDASWITVSPVSYMGMNPTTVTVTVSANETGNDRSGTITVSGGGISRSITVTQFRNLFFTVSPGSLAFGPEAGSQTLDIASNTNWSIYSDGEWITALPTSGSGSRSVMVAVTANTSTLTRKAALYASGMMGSGVSRREVRIQQQGMKIGNQCAGYALEYDGKDDYVDCGNDSSLAFKTEFTLCAWIFRKFDSGDWERILAKSDDREYDYWLQLKPYEHSASGGIVLQEGAQTRHLDGIQGTPVPLNQWVHIAVVYDGNRLCAYRNGVQDKSRAISGLLRTSSKPVFIGRLQNSYNFTGLIDEVALWNRALSLQEIRENMHCKYPSDTAHLQAHWHFDEGDGPTVKDQTIHQNHGTIHGAAWRVSTVPVSSGKSQTMIVDAAGPVKFKEANLCLKVNDKNKTDTLVVSELTCVPMGPSPVGLIYYDSTQYWIFEKYGPGTFNADFTFALYKKLPGPHDEKQRQSLVLLHRPAQDDGNWTPLAQAAAATSDSVTFRGISVTGQFAIGTSHLTKAEDGFAEALKGWEFGLAGNYPNPFNSSTTIEFRLAKEMFVTLKVFNLKGQPVATLVEQQLAAGIHRSKWDSGALASGIYVYRLQAGACSKSKKLIIMR